The following proteins are encoded in a genomic region of Grus americana isolate bGruAme1 chromosome 5, bGruAme1.mat, whole genome shotgun sequence:
- the LOC129206544 gene encoding cytochrome P450 1B1-like: MSAAGSPDGAAAGPVLLLLLLLLGALLLLAGARRHAGTKRGGPAGRSPPGPFAWPLVGNVLQLGRLPHLAFGRMARRYGAVFQLRLGRRRVVVLNGEAVIRRALVGLGARFAGRPDFPSFELVSGGRSVAFGSCSPRWRARRRLAHAALRARSTAAEVERHVVAEAGDLVRLFLRRSQGGAYFEPSPLLVVANANVLCALCFGRRYGHTDGEFTALLDRNDRFGQTVGAGSVVDVLPWLLCFPNPVRRVFRDFQALNRELHGFVRTKVAQHRQTFDPHALRDVSDVMIAAVERGDRPPEGLGPEDVEGAMTDIFGAGQDTTSTALSWVLLLLLKHPRLQQDLQAELDQVVGRSRLPTAEDRPHLPLLEAFIYETLRYSSFVPITIPHATTDDVELEGFHIPKGTVVFINQWSVNHDCGKWPDPQRFDPTRFLDAQQRLDRDRAGSVMIFSAGQRRCIGDQLSKLQLFLFTAILLHQCSFHANPAEHLTMDCIHGLALKPRPFTVTVQQRHPALAQP, from the coding sequence ATGAGCGCTGCGGGGAGCCCCgacggggcggccgcggggccggtgctgctgctgctgctgctgctgctcggcgccctcctgctgctggccggGGCCCGCCGCCACGCCGGCACCAAGCGGGGGGGTCCGGCCGGCCGGAGCCCCCCGGGACCCTTCGCTTGGCCCTTGGTGGGCAACGTGCTGCAGCTGGGCCGCCTGCCCCACTTGGCTTTCGGCCGGATGGCGCGCCGCTACGGCGCCGTCTTCCAGCTGCGGTTGGGCCGCCGGCGGGTGGTGGTGCTCAACGGTGAGGCGGTCATCCGGCGGGCGTTGGTGGGCTTGGGCGCCCGTTTCGCCGGCCGCCCCGATTTCCCATCCTTCGAGCTGGTGTCCGGAGGGCGCAGCGTGGCTTTCGGCTCCTGCTCACCCCGTTGGAGGGCTCGCCGGCGCCTGGCCCACGCCGCCCTGCGCGCACGCTCGACGGCGGCCGAGGTGGAGCGGCACGTGGTGGCCGAGGCCGGGGACCTCGTCCGGCTCTTCCTGCGGCGCAGCCAAGGCGGCGCCTACTTCGAGCCCTCCCCGCTCTTGGTGGTGGCCAACGCCAATGTCCTCTGCGCCCTCTGCTTCGGCCGCCGCTATGGCCACACTGACGGCGAGTTCACGGCACTGCTGGACCGTAACGACCGCTTCGGGCAGACGGTGGGGGCGGGCAGCGTGGTGGACGTGCTGCCCTGGCTCCTGTGCTTCCCCAACCCCGTGCGCCGCGTCTTCCGTGACTTCCAAGCCCTCAACCGGGAGCTGCACGGCTTCGTGCGCACCAAGGTGGCGCAGCACCGCCAGACCTTTGACCCGCACGCCCTCCGCGACGTCAGCGACGTCATGATCGCTGCCGTGGAGCGCGGTGACAGGCCCCCCGAGGGACTGGGACCCGAGGACGTGGAGGGTGCCATGACCGACATCTTTGGCGCGGGGCAGGACACCACGTCCACGGCGCTCTCgtgggtcctgctgctgctgctgaagcaccCGCGGCTCCAACAGGACCTCCAGGCCGAGCTGGACCAGGTGGTGGGACGCTCCCGGTTGCCCACGGCCGAGGACCGGCCCCACCTGCCCCTCCTGGAGGCCTTCATCTACGAGACACTGCGCTACAGCAGCTTCGTGCCCATCACCATCCCACACGCTACCACAGACGACGTGGAGCTTGAGGGCTTCCACATCCCCAAGGGCACCGTGGTCTTCATCAACCAGTGGTCGGTCAACCACGACTGCGGCAAGTGGCCCGACCCGCAACGCTTCGACCCCACGCGCTTCTTGGACGCGCAGCAGCGCCTGGACCGCGACCGCGCCGGCAGCGTCATGATCTTCTCGGCCGGACAACGGCGTTGCATCGGCGACCAGCTCTCCAAGCTTCAGCTCTTCCTCTTCACCGCCATCCTCCTCCACCAGTGCTCCTTCCACGCCAACCCGGCGGAGCACCTCACCATGGACTGCATCCACGGGCTGGCGCTGAAGCCGCGGCCCTTCACCGTCACCGTGCAGCAGAGGCACCCCGCGCTCGCCCAGCCCTGA